One window of the Conexibacter sp. SYSU D00693 genome contains the following:
- a CDS encoding DUF5995 family protein: MRRGLAAALGALAVALLMAVAPARAEDPPFVGWPSALPPTVKGFTPSRFTACADGSPTCVDATLAEMRRLLAELDATCDHRALFLRNYLTVTEHYVALPDGFFEDDRWLAHEDAVFAELYFQAFDDHAAGRRSKVPEAWRIAFDAARDKRVEGAGDLLLGINAHVQRDMPFMLAGLGLVAPGGRSRKPDHDAMNAVLNASYDDVYRRATVMDDPALALYDPPGWGEGLLAFQLVAGWREVVWRNAQRLVKARTPAAKARVARSIEDQAAGTAKLIRTAFTYKPPLTTPAARQANCRARPQDPGPGTPPANLSAKDLVRLDLGSLSLRVPLP; this comes from the coding sequence ATGCGGAGGGGACTGGCCGCGGCGCTCGGCGCGCTGGCGGTGGCGTTGCTCATGGCGGTCGCGCCCGCGCGCGCGGAGGACCCGCCGTTCGTCGGCTGGCCCAGCGCGCTGCCGCCGACGGTGAAGGGCTTCACGCCGTCGAGGTTCACCGCGTGCGCCGACGGGTCGCCCACCTGCGTCGACGCCACCCTGGCCGAGATGCGCCGGCTGCTGGCCGAGCTCGACGCCACGTGCGACCACCGCGCGCTCTTCCTGCGCAACTACCTCACCGTCACCGAGCACTACGTCGCGCTGCCCGACGGCTTCTTCGAGGACGACCGCTGGCTGGCCCACGAGGACGCCGTCTTCGCGGAGCTCTACTTCCAGGCCTTCGACGACCACGCCGCGGGCCGGCGCTCCAAGGTGCCCGAGGCGTGGCGCATCGCGTTCGACGCCGCGCGCGACAAGCGCGTGGAGGGGGCGGGCGACCTGCTGCTCGGCATCAACGCCCACGTCCAGCGCGACATGCCCTTCATGCTCGCCGGCCTCGGCCTCGTCGCGCCCGGCGGGCGGTCGCGCAAGCCCGACCACGACGCGATGAACGCCGTGCTCAACGCCTCCTACGACGACGTCTACCGGCGCGCCACGGTCATGGACGACCCCGCCCTGGCGCTCTACGACCCGCCCGGGTGGGGCGAGGGGCTGCTGGCCTTCCAGCTCGTGGCGGGCTGGCGCGAGGTCGTGTGGCGCAACGCGCAGCGCCTCGTGAAGGCCAGGACGCCGGCGGCCAAGGCGCGCGTCGCCCGCTCGATCGAGGACCAGGCCGCGGGGACGGCGAAGCTCATCCGCACCGCCTTCACCTACAAGCCGCCGCTCACCACGCCGGCCGCGCGCCAGGCGAACTGCCGCGCGAGGCCGCAGGACCCCGGACCGGGCACGCCGCCCGCGAACCTCAGCGCGAAGGACCTCGTGCGCCTCGACCTCGGGTCGCTCAGCCTCCGCGTGCCGCTCCCCTAG
- a CDS encoding methyl-accepting chemotaxis protein, whose protein sequence is MSARLHSVQAKLLGSALLLVALMAVLGITGIRNVASVDEKAQHTFHKSTEALADIGIARAKLNEARALASNHVLEPEAAGKRDVAAKLAANRKVVDAALGRFARTLVSPEAKQRFALLQRHLDAYRSHRDQVIQRSNAFQPGDAYAYNKRHAVPAFTTLAKDFDFLFDSKVRLAAQENKDIAATAGSARTTTILLLLLAIALGGGVSLLIARRLVAQVTKVLRAAEGIAQGDLDQDVSTSSKDELGAMARAFEEMVAYLREAAGHAAKVAEGDLTTQPTAKSDRDVLGRSLHSMVDGLRGLVGQVSATAGSLSAASQQMASSSEETGRAVGEIANAVSDVAHGAERQVRAVGEARQRAEQVLEATEESTRQVERTSAGAAETRQVAAAGADAVAQASEAMVAVRASSDRATETIRALGTKNDEIGGIVDTITSIAEQTNLLALNAAIEAARAGDQGRGFAVVADEVRKLAEESQQAAGSIAALVVEIQDETRRAVTVVEEGAERTASSATTFEEARTSFGRITEAVEGMTSSVEEISNAVRTIAQASTRMRDEMGDVAAVAEQSSASTEQVSASTEQTSASAQEIAASAQELAASATELEKIVARFRVAA, encoded by the coding sequence ATGTCCGCCCGTCTGCACTCCGTCCAGGCCAAGCTGCTGGGCAGCGCGCTGCTGCTCGTGGCGCTCATGGCCGTCCTCGGCATCACCGGCATCCGCAACGTCGCGTCGGTCGACGAGAAGGCCCAGCACACCTTCCACAAGTCGACCGAGGCCCTTGCCGACATCGGGATCGCCCGCGCCAAGCTCAACGAGGCTCGCGCCCTGGCCAGCAACCACGTCCTCGAGCCCGAGGCGGCCGGCAAGCGAGACGTGGCCGCGAAGTTGGCGGCCAACCGCAAGGTGGTCGACGCCGCACTCGGCCGCTTCGCCAGGACGCTGGTCAGCCCCGAGGCCAAGCAGCGCTTCGCGCTCCTCCAGCGCCACCTCGACGCCTACCGCAGCCACCGCGACCAGGTCATCCAGCGCTCGAACGCCTTCCAGCCGGGCGACGCCTACGCCTACAACAAGCGCCACGCCGTCCCGGCCTTCACGACGCTGGCCAAGGACTTCGACTTCCTCTTCGACTCGAAGGTCCGGCTCGCCGCCCAGGAGAACAAGGACATCGCCGCGACGGCCGGCAGCGCCCGCACCACGACGATCCTGCTCCTCCTCCTCGCCATCGCGCTCGGTGGCGGCGTGAGCCTCCTCATCGCCCGCCGCCTCGTCGCCCAGGTCACGAAGGTCCTGCGCGCCGCCGAGGGCATCGCCCAGGGCGACCTCGACCAGGACGTCTCGACGTCGTCCAAGGACGAGCTCGGCGCGATGGCCCGCGCGTTCGAGGAGATGGTCGCCTACCTGCGCGAGGCCGCCGGCCACGCCGCGAAGGTCGCCGAGGGCGACCTGACCACGCAGCCGACCGCGAAGTCCGACCGCGACGTCCTCGGCCGCTCGCTGCACAGCATGGTCGACGGCCTGCGCGGCCTCGTCGGCCAGGTCTCCGCCACCGCCGGGAGCCTCTCGGCGGCCTCGCAGCAGATGGCCTCCTCCTCGGAGGAGACCGGTCGCGCCGTCGGCGAGATCGCCAACGCCGTCAGCGACGTCGCCCACGGTGCCGAGCGCCAGGTGAGGGCCGTCGGCGAGGCGCGCCAGCGCGCCGAGCAGGTGCTCGAGGCCACCGAGGAGTCCACGCGCCAGGTCGAGCGCACCTCGGCCGGCGCGGCGGAGACGCGGCAGGTCGCCGCCGCCGGAGCCGACGCGGTCGCCCAGGCCTCCGAGGCGATGGTCGCCGTCCGCGCCTCGTCCGACCGCGCCACCGAGACGATCCGCGCGCTGGGCACGAAGAACGACGAGATCGGCGGCATCGTCGACACGATCACGTCGATCGCCGAGCAGACGAACCTCCTCGCGCTGAACGCCGCCATCGAGGCGGCGCGGGCCGGCGACCAGGGCCGCGGCTTCGCGGTCGTCGCCGACGAGGTGCGCAAGCTGGCCGAGGAGAGCCAGCAGGCCGCCGGCTCGATCGCTGCGCTCGTCGTCGAGATCCAGGACGAGACGCGCCGCGCCGTCACCGTCGTCGAGGAGGGCGCCGAGCGCACCGCCTCGAGCGCCACGACCTTCGAGGAGGCCCGCACGTCCTTCGGCCGGATCACGGAGGCCGTCGAGGGCATGACCTCCTCGGTCGAGGAGATCTCGAACGCGGTGCGCACCATCGCCCAGGCCTCGACGCGGATGCGCGACGAGATGGGCGACGTCGCCGCGGTCGCCGAGCAGTCGTCGGCCTCGACCGAGCAGGTGTCGGCCTCGACCGAGCAGACGTCGGCCTCTGCCCAGGAGATCGCCGCGTCCGCCCAGGAGCTCGCCGCCAGCGCGACGGAGCTCGAGAAGATCGTGGCCCGGTTCCGGGTCGCCGCGTAG